A stretch of Sinorhizobium meliloti DNA encodes these proteins:
- a CDS encoding methionine ABC transporter ATP-binding protein, whose amino-acid sequence MTLPRSEISAGDAVVFDAVSKRFPASGGNTAFTALDNVSLAVARGSITGIIGRSGAGKSTLIRLVNGLEKPSSGKVFVDGVDVGALDEAGLRDLRRSVGMIFQHFNLLSSRTVFGNVALPLEIAGMDRRAIEQRVRPLLELVGLADKHGRYPAELSGGQKQRIGIARALATEPKLLLSDEATSALDPETTQSILELLRRINAELGLTVLLITHEMEVVKAVTSDVAVIDKGEIVERGHTFDVFTHSRHETTRALLSGLAGSKLPEAVARGLKPAAASGDRVVVRLTFFGAAAERPLISQLIQSVGAEVNIIAGTIDEIGGKPYGSLVVAYGADAETSGKAERFFTENGLVTEVLGYVA is encoded by the coding sequence ATGACCCTTCCTCGATCCGAGATATCGGCCGGTGATGCGGTCGTCTTCGACGCCGTGTCCAAGCGCTTTCCGGCCTCCGGCGGAAATACGGCCTTCACTGCGCTCGACAATGTCAGCCTGGCGGTCGCTCGCGGCTCGATCACCGGTATCATCGGTCGTTCCGGCGCCGGCAAATCGACACTGATCCGGCTGGTCAACGGCCTCGAAAAGCCTTCAAGCGGCAAGGTGTTCGTCGATGGCGTCGATGTGGGTGCGCTGGACGAGGCGGGCCTGCGCGATCTCCGCCGCTCCGTCGGCATGATCTTCCAGCATTTCAACCTGCTTTCCTCGCGCACCGTTTTCGGCAATGTCGCGCTGCCGCTCGAAATCGCCGGCATGGATCGGCGCGCGATCGAGCAGCGTGTGCGCCCGCTTCTCGAACTCGTCGGTCTTGCCGACAAGCACGGGCGCTACCCGGCGGAACTTTCCGGCGGCCAGAAGCAGCGCATCGGCATCGCCCGGGCGCTTGCGACCGAACCCAAGCTGTTGCTCTCGGACGAGGCGACCTCGGCGCTCGACCCGGAAACGACGCAGTCGATCCTGGAACTGCTGAGACGGATCAATGCGGAACTGGGCCTTACCGTTCTGCTCATCACCCACGAGATGGAAGTCGTGAAAGCGGTTACCTCCGACGTGGCGGTGATCGACAAGGGCGAGATCGTGGAGCGAGGGCACACTTTCGATGTCTTCACGCATTCCAGGCACGAGACGACGCGGGCGCTCCTTTCCGGTCTGGCGGGTTCGAAACTGCCGGAAGCCGTTGCCAGAGGCCTGAAGCCGGCGGCAGCAAGCGGCGATCGCGTCGTGGTGCGCCTCACCTTCTTCGGGGCAGCGGCGGAGCGCCCGCTGATCTCGCAGCTCATCCAGTCCGTCGGCGCCGAGGTCAACATCATCGCCGGCACGATCGACGAGATCGGCGGCAAGCCCTATGGCTCGCTCGTCGTCGCCTATGGCGCCGATGCCGAAACCTCGGGCAAGGCGGAGCGCTTCTTCACCGAGAACGGACTGGTCACGGAGGTGCTCGGCTATGTCGCCTGA
- a CDS encoding MetQ/NlpA family ABC transporter substrate-binding protein — protein MKKLILAAAFAVLAAGTALAETIKVGVTPGEHAEIMEKVKEVAAPKGLDIEILEFSDYVVPNQALADGDLNANSFQHQPYLDNQIADRGFDIVSVGLTITTPMGVYSSKVKSLDELEDGATIAIPNDPTNGGRALLVLASKGLIKVNPDAGLKVTPADVTENPKNIEFAELDAAQLPRSLADVDAAVINTNYALEADLHPKEDAIAIESEKSPYANVIAVRSADKDAPWVKTLVESYHDDKVKAFIVEHFKGALIPSW, from the coding sequence ATGAAAAAGTTGATTCTCGCGGCGGCCTTCGCCGTCCTGGCTGCCGGCACGGCGCTCGCTGAGACCATCAAGGTCGGCGTCACCCCGGGCGAGCATGCCGAGATCATGGAGAAGGTGAAGGAAGTCGCCGCCCCCAAGGGCCTCGACATAGAGATCCTCGAATTCTCCGACTACGTGGTTCCCAACCAGGCGCTCGCCGACGGCGACCTCAATGCCAATTCCTTCCAGCACCAGCCCTATCTCGACAACCAGATCGCCGATCGTGGCTTCGACATCGTCAGCGTGGGCCTGACCATCACCACGCCGATGGGCGTCTATTCGAGCAAGGTTAAGAGCCTCGATGAGCTGGAGGACGGCGCGACGATCGCCATTCCGAACGACCCCACCAATGGCGGCCGCGCGCTCCTGGTTCTCGCATCGAAGGGCCTCATCAAGGTCAATCCGGATGCCGGGCTCAAGGTCACCCCGGCCGACGTGACGGAAAATCCGAAGAACATCGAGTTCGCCGAGCTCGACGCGGCCCAGCTGCCGCGCTCGCTGGCCGATGTCGACGCGGCCGTGATCAACACCAATTACGCGCTCGAGGCCGATCTTCACCCGAAGGAAGACGCCATCGCCATCGAAAGCGAGAAGTCTCCTTATGCCAACGTCATTGCGGTGCGTAGCGCAGACAAGGATGCGCCCTGGGTGAAGACGCTCGTCGAATCCTACCACGACGACAAGGTCAAGGCCTTCATCGTGGAGCACTTCAAGGGTGCGCTCATCCCGAGCTGGTGA
- the xylB gene encoding xylulokinase, translating into MYLGLDLGTSGVKAMLMDGEQRIIGSASGALDVDRPHPGWSEQDPADWIRAAEEAIARLRETHAQALAAVRGIGLSGQMHGATLLDEGDAVLRPCILWNDTRSFREAAALDGDPQFRALTGNIVFPGFTAPKLAWVRENEPEIFARVRWVLLPKDYLRLWLTGEHMSEMSDSAGTSWLDTGKRKWSASLLAATHLEERQMPDLVEGTDAAGTLRPELAARWGMGPGVVVAGGAGDNAASACGMGTVGEGQAFVSLGTSGVLFAANASYLPNPESAVHAFCHALPNTWHQMGVILSATDALNWHSGVTGRSAAELTSELGESLKAPGSVTFLPYLSGERTPHNDATIRGVFAGLGHESSRAVLTQAVLEGVSFAIRDSLEALRAAGTKLKRVTAIGGGSRSRYWLSSIATALNLPVDLPADGDFGAAFGAARLGLIAATGADPAAVCTAPETAETIAPEASLVPAYEDAYQRYRRLYPAIKEAAL; encoded by the coding sequence ATGTATCTCGGACTGGATCTCGGCACGTCCGGCGTCAAGGCCATGCTGATGGACGGCGAGCAGCGGATCATCGGCTCCGCCAGCGGCGCGCTCGACGTCGACCGGCCGCATCCCGGCTGGTCGGAACAGGATCCGGCTGACTGGATCCGCGCCGCCGAGGAGGCGATCGCCCGGTTGAGGGAAACGCATGCGCAAGCGCTTGCAGCGGTCCGCGGCATCGGCCTTTCCGGCCAGATGCACGGTGCGACATTGCTCGACGAAGGCGATGCGGTGCTGCGGCCATGCATATTGTGGAACGACACCCGCAGCTTCCGCGAGGCGGCGGCGCTCGACGGCGATCCGCAGTTTCGGGCGCTGACCGGCAACATCGTCTTTCCGGGCTTCACCGCACCGAAGCTCGCCTGGGTGCGTGAAAACGAGCCGGAGATCTTCGCCAGAGTTCGCTGGGTACTGCTCCCGAAGGATTACCTGCGCCTCTGGCTGACCGGCGAGCATATGTCGGAGATGTCCGATTCGGCCGGCACGTCATGGCTCGATACGGGCAAGCGCAAATGGTCGGCGAGCCTGCTTGCCGCTACTCATCTCGAAGAACGGCAGATGCCGGACCTCGTCGAAGGCACCGATGCAGCCGGGACTTTGCGGCCGGAGCTCGCTGCGCGTTGGGGGATGGGACCTGGCGTCGTGGTCGCCGGCGGTGCGGGCGACAACGCAGCCTCGGCCTGCGGCATGGGAACGGTCGGGGAGGGGCAGGCCTTCGTCTCGCTCGGCACTTCCGGCGTGCTTTTCGCGGCCAATGCAAGCTATCTCCCCAACCCGGAGAGCGCCGTCCACGCCTTCTGCCACGCGCTGCCCAACACCTGGCACCAGATGGGCGTGATCCTCTCGGCGACGGACGCGCTGAACTGGCATTCCGGCGTCACCGGCCGGAGTGCCGCGGAACTCACCAGTGAACTCGGCGAGAGCCTCAAGGCGCCGGGCTCCGTGACGTTTCTTCCCTACCTCTCCGGCGAGCGCACGCCGCACAACGACGCGACGATCCGCGGCGTCTTTGCCGGCCTCGGGCACGAGAGTTCCCGGGCGGTGCTTACGCAGGCGGTGCTCGAAGGCGTTTCCTTCGCGATCCGCGACAGTCTCGAGGCACTGCGCGCGGCCGGCACGAAGCTCAAGCGGGTGACGGCGATCGGCGGCGGTTCGCGCTCGCGGTACTGGCTGAGCTCGATCGCGACCGCGCTGAACCTGCCGGTCGACCTGCCCGCGGACGGCGATTTCGGCGCTGCCTTCGGCGCGGCGCGGCTCGGCCTGATCGCCGCCACCGGAGCCGACCCGGCCGCGGTCTGCACCGCACCCGAGACGGCGGAAACGATCGCGCCCGAGGCATCGCTCGTGCCCGCCTATGAAGATGCTTACCAACGCTATCGCCGGCTTTATCCGGCGATAAAGGAAGCGGCGCTGTGA
- a CDS encoding sugar phosphate isomerase/epimerase family protein — MKTIKGPGLFLAQFAGDAAPFNSWDSITKWAADCGYKGVQVPSWDGRLFDLKKAAESKTYCDEVAGKARDNGVEITELSTHLQGQLVAAHPAYDEAFDGFAVPQVRGNPRARQEWAVEQVKLALTASKNLGLGAMASFSGALAWPFVYPWPQRPAGLVETAFDELARRWKPILDHAEDCGVDVCYEIHPGEDLHDGITYEMFLERTGNHARACMLYDPSHYVLQCLDYLENIDIYKDRIRMFHVKDAEFNPTGRQGVYGGYQSWVNRAGRFRSLGDGQVDFGAVFSKMAANDFAGWAVVEWECCLKHPEDGAREGSEFVKAHIIRVTEKAFDDFADSGTDEAANRRMLGI; from the coding sequence ATGAAGACGATCAAAGGACCGGGGCTGTTTCTTGCGCAATTCGCCGGCGATGCCGCACCCTTCAATTCTTGGGATTCGATCACCAAATGGGCAGCCGATTGCGGTTATAAGGGGGTGCAGGTCCCGAGCTGGGACGGCCGGCTCTTCGACCTGAAGAAGGCTGCGGAATCGAAGACCTATTGCGACGAGGTCGCCGGCAAGGCGCGCGACAACGGTGTCGAGATCACCGAGCTTTCGACCCACCTCCAGGGCCAGCTCGTTGCGGCGCATCCCGCCTATGACGAGGCTTTCGACGGTTTCGCCGTTCCGCAAGTTCGCGGCAATCCCAGGGCGCGCCAGGAGTGGGCGGTCGAGCAGGTGAAGCTGGCGCTGACCGCCTCGAAGAACCTCGGCCTCGGTGCGATGGCAAGTTTTTCCGGCGCACTCGCCTGGCCCTTCGTCTATCCGTGGCCGCAGCGCCCGGCGGGCCTGGTGGAGACCGCCTTCGACGAGCTCGCGCGGCGGTGGAAGCCGATCCTCGACCACGCCGAGGATTGCGGCGTCGACGTGTGCTACGAGATCCATCCGGGCGAGGACCTGCACGACGGCATCACCTATGAGATGTTCCTGGAGCGCACCGGCAACCATGCCCGCGCCTGCATGCTCTACGACCCGTCTCACTATGTGCTGCAGTGCCTCGACTATCTCGAGAATATCGACATCTACAAGGACCGCATCCGGATGTTCCACGTCAAGGACGCGGAGTTCAATCCCACCGGACGCCAGGGCGTCTATGGCGGCTATCAAAGCTGGGTGAACCGCGCCGGCCGCTTCCGCTCGCTCGGCGACGGTCAGGTGGATTTCGGGGCCGTCTTCTCGAAGATGGCCGCCAATGATTTTGCCGGCTGGGCCGTGGTCGAGTGGGAATGCTGCCTGAAACATCCGGAAGACGGCGCGCGCGAAGGCTCCGAGTTCGTGAAGGCGCATATCATCCGCGTCACCGAAAAGGCCTTCGACGATTTCGCCGACAGCGGCACCGACGAGGCGGCGAACCGGCGGATGCTGGGAATCTAA
- a CDS encoding LacI family DNA-binding transcriptional regulator — MRPTVHDIAAEAGVSLATVDRVLNNRPGVRSVTRGKVERAIATLGYVRDVAAANLAKSRSYPLIFILPAGENSFMRGLEAEVRSAMSRSATERLDITILSVPVFDAPALAAALHDARERRPAGVAVVAVDAPEVTEAVKRLREDGIAVVTLVSDLPGSGRDHFAGVDNVAAGRTAGSLMGRFLGGGEGPVAVLAGSMLVRDHRDRLEGFQAVMSEDFAWRRILPVIEGQDNPSLVETLVGALLGQHPDLAGIYSLGAGNRGLVAALEKAGKGRAVCTIAHELTPHSRAGLLSGTIDALLNQNAGHEVRSAIRVLKAKADGLPVIAAQERIRIDIFLKDNLPLEQE, encoded by the coding sequence ATGCGACCGACAGTTCACGATATCGCCGCCGAGGCAGGCGTCAGTCTCGCCACCGTCGACCGGGTGTTGAACAATCGTCCGGGCGTGAGAAGCGTCACGCGGGGCAAGGTGGAGCGCGCGATCGCCACGCTCGGTTATGTTCGCGATGTCGCCGCTGCCAATCTTGCCAAGAGCCGCAGCTATCCCCTGATCTTCATCCTGCCCGCCGGCGAAAACTCCTTCATGCGCGGTCTCGAGGCGGAGGTGCGGTCGGCGATGTCGCGTTCCGCGACCGAGCGGCTGGATATCACCATCCTTTCCGTTCCGGTCTTCGATGCACCGGCGCTCGCCGCCGCACTACACGACGCGCGTGAGCGCCGGCCGGCGGGTGTCGCGGTGGTTGCCGTCGACGCGCCGGAGGTGACGGAGGCGGTAAAGCGGCTCCGCGAAGACGGCATTGCCGTCGTTACGCTGGTCTCCGATCTGCCGGGGTCCGGTCGCGACCATTTCGCCGGCGTCGACAATGTCGCCGCGGGCCGCACCGCCGGCAGCCTGATGGGCCGGTTCCTCGGCGGCGGCGAAGGGCCGGTCGCGGTGCTCGCCGGCTCCATGCTGGTACGCGACCATCGTGATCGGCTGGAGGGTTTCCAGGCTGTCATGAGCGAGGATTTCGCCTGGCGCCGGATACTGCCGGTGATCGAGGGGCAGGACAATCCGTCTCTGGTCGAGACGCTCGTCGGCGCGCTTCTCGGGCAGCATCCCGACCTCGCCGGCATCTACAGCCTCGGTGCCGGCAATCGCGGCCTTGTCGCCGCTCTCGAAAAGGCGGGCAAAGGAAGGGCCGTTTGCACGATCGCGCATGAGTTGACGCCGCACAGCCGCGCCGGACTTCTTTCCGGCACGATCGACGCGCTGCTCAACCAGAATGCGGGCCATGAGGTCAGAAGCGCCATCCGGGTGCTGAAAGCAAAGGCGGACGGGCTGCCGGTCATCGCGGCGCAGGAACGCATCCGCATCGATATTTTCCTGAAGGACAACCTGCCGCTCGAGCAGGAATAG
- a CDS encoding GH1 family beta-glucosidase, with protein sequence MMIEAKKLAARFPGDFVFGVATASFQIEGASKADGRKASIWDAFSNMPGRVYGRHNGDVACDHYNRLEQDLDLIKSLGVEAYRFSIAWPRIVPEGTGPINEKGLDFYDRLVDGLKARGIKAFATLYHWDLPLALMGDGGWTARTTAYAYQRYAKTVIARLGDRLDAVATFNEPWCSVWLGHLYGVHAPGERNMDAALAALHFTNLAHGLGVAAIRSERPELPVGIVINAHSVYPGSNSAEDKAAAERAFDFHNGVFFDPIFKGEYPEDFLSALGERMPAIEDGDMATIAQPLDWWGLNYYTPMRVSADPAKGAEYPATVNAKPVSNVKTDIGWEVYAPALGSLVETLNARYRLPDCYITENGACYNMGVENGTVDDQPRLDYISDHLAVTADLIAKGYPMRGYFAWSLMDNFEWAEGYRMRFGIVHVDYETQVRTIKKSGRWYKDLAERFPSGNHKPG encoded by the coding sequence ATGATGATCGAAGCCAAGAAACTCGCAGCGCGCTTTCCCGGCGACTTTGTCTTCGGCGTTGCAACCGCATCCTTCCAGATCGAGGGAGCCAGCAAGGCGGATGGTCGCAAAGCCTCCATCTGGGACGCCTTCTCCAATATGCCGGGGCGCGTTTACGGGCGCCACAACGGCGACGTCGCCTGCGACCATTACAACCGGCTGGAGCAGGACCTGGACCTCATCAAGAGCCTCGGCGTCGAGGCCTACCGCTTCTCGATCGCCTGGCCGCGGATCGTGCCGGAGGGCACGGGGCCGATCAACGAGAAGGGGCTCGACTTTTACGACCGCCTTGTCGACGGACTGAAGGCGCGCGGCATCAAGGCCTTTGCGACCCTCTATCACTGGGACCTGCCGCTGGCGCTGATGGGCGACGGCGGCTGGACGGCACGCACGACCGCCTATGCATACCAGCGTTACGCCAAGACCGTGATCGCGCGTCTGGGGGATCGTCTCGACGCGGTCGCGACCTTCAACGAACCGTGGTGTTCCGTCTGGCTCGGCCATCTCTACGGTGTCCATGCACCGGGCGAGCGCAACATGGATGCAGCACTTGCCGCACTGCACTTCACCAATCTCGCCCACGGGTTGGGGGTCGCGGCGATCCGCTCGGAACGGCCGGAACTGCCGGTCGGCATCGTCATCAATGCCCATTCGGTCTATCCCGGCAGCAACAGCGCCGAGGACAAGGCCGCGGCGGAGCGCGCCTTCGATTTCCACAACGGCGTCTTCTTCGATCCGATCTTCAAGGGCGAGTATCCGGAGGATTTCCTCTCCGCGCTCGGCGAACGCATGCCGGCGATCGAGGACGGCGACATGGCAACGATCGCCCAGCCGCTCGATTGGTGGGGGCTCAACTATTATACGCCGATGCGGGTTTCGGCAGACCCCGCGAAAGGCGCCGAATATCCGGCGACCGTCAATGCGAAACCTGTCAGCAACGTGAAGACCGATATTGGCTGGGAAGTCTATGCGCCGGCTTTGGGCAGCCTGGTGGAGACGCTCAATGCGCGCTACAGGCTCCCCGACTGCTACATCACCGAGAATGGCGCCTGTTACAACATGGGCGTCGAGAACGGTACCGTCGACGATCAGCCTCGGCTCGACTACATCTCAGACCACCTCGCCGTCACCGCCGATCTCATCGCCAAGGGTTATCCGATGCGGGGCTATTTCGCCTGGAGCCTGATGGATAACTTCGAATGGGCCGAGGGCTACCGGATGCGCTTCGGCATCGTTCACGTCGATTACGAGACACAGGTCCGCACGATCAAGAAAAGCGGTCGCTGGTATAAGGACCTGGCGGAACGGTTTCCAAGCGGCAACCACAAGCCGGGATGA
- the xylA gene encoding xylose isomerase, protein MSTGFFGDIAKIKYEGPESTNPLAFRHYNPDDVVLGKRMEDHLRFAVAYWHTFVWPGGDPFGGQTFERPWFKDSMEAAKLKADVAFEFFQLLGVPYYCFHDADVRPEGRNFAENTSNLNAIVDYFAGKQEETGVKLLWGTANLFSNRRFMAGAATNPDPDVFAFAAATVKTCIDATQRLDGENYVLWGGREGYETLLNTDLKRELDQLGRFLNLVVEYKHRIGFKGTILIEPKPQEPTKHQYDYDVATVYGFLKRYGLENEVKVNIEQGHAILAGHSFEHELALANALGIFGSIDMNRNDYQSGWDTDQFPNNVPEMALAYYHVLAGGGFKTGGTNFDAKLRRQSIDPEDLLIGHIGGMDCCARGLKAAAKMIEDKALSAPLEARYAGWNVPEAKKMLDGGFSLEEIEAWVLKSDVNPQPKSGRQELLENVVNRYV, encoded by the coding sequence GTGAGCACGGGATTTTTCGGCGATATCGCCAAGATCAAATATGAGGGACCGGAAAGCACCAATCCGCTCGCCTTCCGCCATTACAATCCGGACGACGTCGTCCTCGGCAAGCGGATGGAGGATCATCTGCGCTTCGCCGTCGCCTACTGGCACACCTTCGTCTGGCCGGGCGGCGATCCCTTCGGCGGGCAGACCTTCGAACGCCCCTGGTTCAAGGATTCGATGGAAGCCGCCAAGCTGAAGGCGGATGTCGCCTTCGAATTCTTCCAGCTTCTCGGCGTACCCTACTACTGCTTCCACGACGCGGACGTGCGCCCGGAGGGGCGGAACTTCGCCGAGAACACGAGCAATCTCAACGCGATCGTCGATTATTTCGCCGGGAAGCAGGAAGAGACCGGCGTCAAGCTGCTGTGGGGCACGGCGAACCTCTTTTCAAACCGCCGCTTCATGGCGGGGGCTGCGACGAACCCGGACCCGGACGTCTTCGCCTTTGCCGCCGCGACGGTGAAGACCTGCATCGACGCGACGCAGCGGCTGGATGGCGAGAACTATGTGCTCTGGGGCGGACGCGAGGGCTATGAGACCCTGCTCAACACCGACCTGAAGCGCGAGCTCGATCAGCTCGGCCGCTTCCTCAACCTGGTCGTCGAATACAAGCACAGGATCGGCTTCAAGGGCACGATCCTGATCGAGCCGAAGCCGCAGGAGCCGACCAAGCACCAGTACGACTACGACGTCGCGACCGTCTATGGCTTCCTCAAGAGATACGGCCTCGAGAACGAGGTGAAGGTCAACATCGAGCAGGGCCACGCGATCCTTGCCGGACATTCCTTCGAGCACGAGCTGGCGCTCGCCAATGCGCTCGGCATCTTCGGTTCGATCGACATGAACCGCAACGACTACCAGTCCGGCTGGGACACCGACCAGTTCCCGAACAACGTGCCGGAAATGGCGCTCGCCTATTACCACGTGCTTGCGGGCGGCGGCTTCAAGACCGGCGGCACGAACTTCGACGCGAAGCTGCGCCGGCAGTCGATCGACCCCGAAGACCTGCTGATCGGCCATATCGGCGGCATGGATTGCTGCGCGCGCGGCCTCAAGGCGGCCGCGAAGATGATCGAGGACAAGGCGCTCTCCGCACCGCTCGAAGCGCGCTACGCCGGCTGGAACGTGCCGGAGGCGAAGAAGATGCTCGACGGCGGCTTCTCGCTCGAGGAGATCGAGGCCTGGGTGCTCAAGTCCGACGTCAACCCGCAGCCGAAATCCGGCAGGCAGGAGCTTCTGGAAAACGTGGTGAACCGCTACGTCTGA
- a CDS encoding methionine ABC transporter permease: MSPDLLLRIGSATLDTMYMVAIAGLVGSLIGLPIGIFLATSGKGELFPAPNVNRAVGLVVNATRSTPFIILVVAIIPLTRLITGTSIGTKAAIVPLTIATIPFVARLVEAAIRDVDKGLIEAARAMGATPMQIVFKVLLAESRPALTLALTMTIVSLIGYSAMVGAVGGGGLGDLGIRYGYQRFMPDVMLVVVVVLIVLVQLVQSAGDRMARRFDKRSRKT, encoded by the coding sequence ATGTCGCCTGATCTTCTGCTTCGCATAGGCAGCGCAACGCTCGACACGATGTACATGGTGGCGATCGCCGGCCTCGTGGGCTCGCTGATCGGGCTGCCGATCGGCATCTTCCTGGCGACCAGCGGCAAGGGCGAGCTGTTTCCCGCGCCCAATGTCAACCGCGCCGTGGGACTTGTGGTGAACGCGACGCGGTCGACGCCCTTCATCATTCTCGTCGTCGCGATCATTCCGTTGACGCGCCTCATCACCGGCACCTCCATCGGCACCAAAGCGGCGATCGTTCCTTTGACGATTGCGACCATTCCGTTCGTCGCCCGCCTTGTCGAGGCGGCGATCCGCGACGTCGACAAGGGGCTGATCGAGGCGGCGCGCGCCATGGGCGCCACCCCGATGCAGATCGTCTTCAAGGTCCTGCTCGCCGAATCACGGCCGGCGCTGACGCTGGCGCTCACCATGACGATCGTCAGCCTCATCGGCTATTCGGCGATGGTCGGCGCCGTCGGCGGCGGCGGTCTCGGCGACCTGGGCATCCGCTACGGCTACCAGCGCTTCATGCCGGACGTGATGCTCGTCGTGGTCGTCGTGCTCATCGTGCTCGTACAGCTCGTCCAGAGCGCCGGCGACCGGATGGCGCGGCGCTTCGACAAGCGCAGCCGCAAGACCTGA
- a CDS encoding Gfo/Idh/MocA family protein encodes MAIEGSSTETRQKRIRLGMVGGGSGAFIGAVHRIAARLDDHYELVAGALSSTPEKAEASGRELGLDPSRVYSDFKEMAIREAKLKNGIEAVAIVTPNHVHYAAAKEFLKRGIHVICDKPLTSTLADAKKLKKAADESDALFVLTHNYTGYPMVRQAREMIENGDIGAVRLVQMEYPQDWLTENIEQSGQKQAAWRTDPARSGAGGSTGDIGTHAYNLGCFVSGLELEELAADLDSFVGGRQLDDNAHVLMRFREKDGTRAKGMLWCSQVAPGHENGLMVRVYGTKGGLEWTQKDPNYLWYTPFGEPKRLLTRAGAGASPAAARVSRIPSGHPEGYLEGFANIYSEAARAIYAKRNGGKADPSVIYPTIDDGMRGMTFVDACVRSSERNGAWIKV; translated from the coding sequence ATGGCTATCGAGGGAAGCAGTACGGAAACGCGTCAGAAGCGCATTCGGCTCGGCATGGTGGGCGGTGGATCGGGCGCCTTTATCGGCGCGGTGCATCGGATCGCCGCCAGGCTCGACGATCACTACGAGCTTGTCGCCGGCGCGCTCTCGTCGACGCCGGAGAAGGCCGAGGCTTCGGGCCGCGAGCTCGGGCTCGATCCATCGCGTGTCTATTCGGATTTCAAGGAAATGGCGATCCGTGAGGCGAAGCTGAAGAACGGCATCGAGGCGGTGGCGATCGTCACCCCTAACCATGTTCACTATGCTGCTGCCAAGGAATTCCTGAAGCGCGGCATCCACGTCATCTGCGACAAGCCGCTGACGTCGACGCTCGCCGACGCGAAGAAGCTCAAGAAGGCGGCCGACGAAAGCGATGCGCTCTTCGTGCTGACGCACAACTACACCGGCTATCCGATGGTGCGCCAGGCGCGCGAAATGATTGAGAATGGCGACATCGGCGCCGTCCGCCTCGTGCAGATGGAATATCCGCAGGACTGGCTGACCGAGAATATCGAGCAGTCCGGTCAGAAGCAGGCCGCCTGGCGCACCGACCCGGCGCGCTCCGGCGCCGGCGGCTCGACCGGCGACATCGGCACGCATGCCTATAATCTCGGCTGCTTCGTTTCCGGCCTCGAGCTCGAGGAGCTCGCCGCCGATCTCGACAGCTTCGTTGGCGGGCGGCAGCTCGACGACAATGCACATGTGCTGATGCGCTTCAGGGAAAAGGACGGAACGCGCGCCAAGGGCATGCTCTGGTGCAGCCAGGTGGCACCCGGCCACGAGAACGGCCTGATGGTGCGCGTCTACGGTACCAAGGGCGGTCTCGAATGGACGCAGAAGGATCCGAATTACCTCTGGTACACGCCCTTCGGCGAGCCGAAGCGTCTGCTGACGCGCGCTGGCGCAGGAGCTTCGCCGGCGGCGGCACGCGTATCGCGCATTCCGTCCGGCCACCCCGAGGGCTACCTCGAAGGCTTCGCCAATATCTATTCGGAAGCGGCGCGGGCGATCTACGCCAAGCGCAACGGCGGGAAGGCGGATCCTTCTGTCATCTATCCGACGATAGACGATGGCATGAGGGGCATGACCTTCGTCGATGCCTGCGTGCGTTCCTCGGAACGCAACGGCGCCTGGATCAAGGTCTGA